TCAGTTGCTACATAAATTATCCATTAGATCCGTCAATtctgaagaaaaattattaaaaactattaaaaaCCCAATCACTGATCATTTACCAACAAAATGTCGTAAAGTTACTCTATCATTTGATGCACCAGTTATTCGTGTACAAGATTATATGAAGAAActagatgatgatgagaGTATATGTGTTTTTGTAGGTGCTTTAGCTAGAGGTAAAGATAATTTTGCTGATGAATTTGTAGATGAAAAAGTTGGTTTATCAAATTACCCATTATCTGCATCTGTTGCATGTTCTAAGTTTTGTCATGGTGCTGAAGATGCTTGGGGTATTTTATAGTGGACTATCAATGTTTTTTGATTCATTCATTTCtcataattatttaaatagagtgtatttttttacttccaatgtatattattattaaatatttcagtTTTCCCTCTCTCTTTGTTGAGTatacaatataatttatcatctaGTTTCGTTTAATAGTTCTATTATCTTGATTATTTgccttttttctttttagtttttttgttttataatCGTctcatcaatttttttgttcgGCGCTAAAAATTTAAGGTTAATGTTTCAGATTTGTTAGAAGAATATAAAGCGTTTCAGAGAAAAAATAGAACAATGAAAAACTTTGTGAATAgaatgaaattttgaagCAGTGCAGACCGAATTAATCActatatgtatatatatataataataatgataattgtTTCTATAATTTCCCCCTCAATTTTCACCTATACCAGCAGCTTGCGTTGAGATATCTTAATTATTCAACATGCAATTAGCAAGCTATTTACAACTAAATGACCGTATTTCACAATCATggattaatatatatactattGGTATTATGCTAGTAGTTGTgaaactaatttttttttatttttcaataacttCCTCCATGAATACAGctcaaaattttatattatccAAATGTAGTACAATAGATGAATACTATAATAAAATGATGGAAAATACACCTCATTACTTAGGTGTAATGGGAAATTATCTAATAGAGAAAAGCATTGAAGAGAGTGTAAAGGCAAGTTTATATACTCTCTCACTATTAGTATATGCATCTGAAGAATTGGTATCGTTTATGATTGATCTCTATCTGGGAACATACGAATGTTTATTAGTAAGCTTCATTGATGGTACAGTTGATGTAGCTACTAATGCaactgaaaaattaatagattttGTTAATTCTAGTGTTGGAACTGTGGCTAATGAGTTAGATGATGGGTTAGATGatatatctaaatttataaataaaatagtgAAAGTCGCTGATAAAGTAGAGAGTTTTTTCACCGATGATGATGACAATGACAATGGTGATTCTAGTGTAAGTAAAGTGAATCTAACAATTTCAGGACTAAGACACCTTTATATACCCTCCAGCATTGATGACAAATTAGAAGAACTATCTGCTAAAACACCAAATTTTcaacaattaaagaatgaaaCTAAACATTTAATTTCCATACCTTTTGAAAAAGTTCGAACTGAATTAAAGACTGTTAATACAAGcaaatatttccaaaataaagatatgCTATATATTCCTGAATTAAAGAGTATTGATACTACTAATGGTGGGGTATGCTCTGacaataaagaaaatataataaaatttttccaaaatagTGGTCATGAATTAAAGATTACCACTATAGTTTGTATAGTCATATTAATAGTTATCGGTATTGGAGCAATTATACCAATTATATGGGAGGAATATGTACTTTGGAGGAATGTGAATATGATGAAACAAGAATATAGAAATTTTACCAAACATTCCAATTCCAATTATACAGAAATGGGAGATGTAAGTAGTAGTAGCGGTGATTCGGAATATAGTTTAAGAGAGAAAAATCCCTTTGGTGACGTGAATGTGATATCAAATACTGAACACTTTGATATCATTGAAAGTTATCAAAAATGTTTTAATGTGTGGAATACAAGGATCACCAATTCTATCGGTAAAATTGTATGCTTCGTAGgcaataaaaatgaaaaaatgtCAAAGGCAAAACAAATCCAAACCCGTTGGATAatatcatatatattttcagaAAGAGCCCTTTGTCTTTTGGGGGTTGCGCTTTTGGGGATTCTAGCTTgtattttacaatttattattatcaagaTCCTGGGAGATTTTGTTAGAAATGGGAAGAATTCAAGTTTAGCACATTCTGTATCAAGTCTCAGTAAAAGTTCAGCTAGACAACAAATTAGCAATGAATTGAACAAATGGGGGGCTAGTACAAACGATTATATTCAGTACACAGAAACCCAGATCAATGATGATGTATTTGGATGGGTTAACACTACAACAACTTCCATCAACGGTACAGTAAACAAGATGATCAATGGTATTGATGAAACATTGGCAGATATTTTCAACGGTACTTTACTTTATAAACCCATGAAGACTGTAGTCGGGTGtattattgaaaacaaACTATATACTATTAGAAACGGATTGACTTGGGTTCATGATAAAGCAGAAATTAAACTACCTTCAATTAACGTCACCCAAATCCACGAGGCAATAACCTCCTCCAACACTACTACAAACTCCACGTCATCAGACTCTAGCAGTACCTCTAGGGAGATATCAAATGAATTGTCGGAATTTACTCAAGAAGTTCGCAATGCTATTCTAACCATTCTTGCCCAATTCTACAAGTCTACACTTTACGAATTAGCTGTTGCATTTACCCTCTTGGGACTCTGGATACTCCAAATTCCCATAGCTCTTCTAAGATTAAGGTACCACTATAAAGTGAAgtgaaataaattataattttattttacattCAACTATGATACCTTTACAACAATTTGTGTCGCACTGGTACAGCCTGGCGCTGATTTTGTGACACTCATACAGATCAGGAAAAAACACGAGAAAATTCTACGACAGAAACGACGCGCGCAAATGGCGTACGGAATGTGGAAATTTCCCATTAAACGAGCCCTGGCAAAAAGTTTCAAGTTCCCATCGCATCTGATATATCGTCATTATTGGAAGCATTTGTCATGGAATTCTTTGACATGgaatttggaattttaGTCAACAAACGACAACAAACAACAAACTGTAAACTGCAAATAAACTATGACAAACAATAACAACCGGTAATAGCCAATAACCGACAATAACAACGAAATCATGATTCTCACAAGTTAATGCCGGAAACGGGTCCACTAATCCACTAATCATCAgcattatcaatatcatcatcaataatgGAGCCTGCAGAATGCTAAGCCCCTACCTCTTGAtagtttttatttaactTGATCCACTTTATATAACTCGATCACATAATTTAGATTAATCCAAAAAACAAACGTTAGCTCTTTACAGACTGCTTATTTCTCTCGTTCACTAGTATAATATACTTCCTAAGACTATTCTTTACTTGCAGGGTGGAATTCTATTATGAAAAGGTTTTTCTCCTCTAGTAAGAATTCTCCATCAAGAGATGAATCGAGTGGTAATAGTCCTACTTTCCATCAACTTTCCACTCCAAGCTCATCTTCCAACAACTCATCTAATGGATCAGCAAGGCGTCATCCATCTAATATGAGTAAATCAAGTGGCAACTCGAACAATAATCATTCTACTATTTCCGAGTTGAGATTACCCAAGATCTTTACCACTGATACCTCTACTAATCGAACCACTGCCAATCCACATATTACGAATTCTGATCCGAccaataattatttgaaagacCCTAATATAACCCCAGAACTGGCTCCAATTATTCGATTACTAGCGGCTCAAGGTCATAGAAGGTATCACGAAGGTACATTTCTTCTATTACACGATTTGAATTCAGAGGGAAACCCTGCTCAAAGAAAATGGATCGAAACTTATGGTGTGTTATTAGGTTCGCAATTGGCTCTTTGGAATGCAAAGGACTTGAAAAATAGTTCcgatgaattgaaaaaaattgctTCTAAGCCAActtatattaatttcacAGATGCTACTTTTAAACCCTTggatgaaaatatttctaaagaTGATTCTGTAAaggaaaaaatcaaatttacCATTGTGGTATCGACTACTGCcaaaaatagatattttttacaaTTCCATGCTAAGGATTCATTTGTTAAATGGCATTCAGCATTAAGATTAACACAATATGAAAACACTGCATTACAAGAGGCATACACTGGTGCATTCTTGGCCAGTAGAGGTGTTAGATTAGGTGATATTAATGTTATTTTGGCTAATACGAAATTCGATTACGAAGATTGGGTTAGCGTTAGGTTTGGTATAGGAATGCCTTGGAAAAGATGTTATGCAGTAATTTCTCAATCTAGTGGCTCCAAGAGGAAAAacaaagaattaaaagatttaggtcaaattaatttctacgagaatgataaaaagattaaaaaaagttcGTCGATGGCCACTGTAGTAAATTTGAAAGCTGTATATTCCATTTATCCATCTTCTCCCGCATTAATGGATTCATCTACTATTGTTAAGTTAGATGGGTTAATTAAATTCCCCAATGACAAAAATCAAGAACCGTTAGAAGATACaagtatatttattatgCCTGAAAAACATAATGCAGTACCTGGTTATGATACAATGATTAGGTTCTTATTCCCTGTAATGAAtgcatttaaattatatggTAGACctaaaaaattgatatctGATAAAGATGATGTAAATTCTCTTTTATTTGCCTTGCCATTATCCCctcatttatattatttaaaaattgaagatttatttCCCTTGGCAAACTCTTCAACAAGTAACGATTGGAATATTCAAGATTGGAAagaacaaataaaaaacattttgaagaaaaaaattactacAGGTTACACAGGTTGTGGTTCTGCAGCTGATCTACCAAGTACAGTATTTTCTCCTACTCTTGGCTCCgctgaattatttgatagtACTAATACTAACTTGGATTTATTGGCAAAACCAATCCATCCTGTAATGAGCAATTCCActcaaattgaaaatactatttcaaattcttcttctaattaTGCCGATGATGATCAAGACCTTGATACTTCTACAGCTGCACTAgataaaaatcaaaataataccCTTTCTGCAAATCTTTCTACTCCTTCCCAATCGAATAGTAAAGCAGCGGTTGCTAGGAATGTTTCACAAAATGATAACTTGTCTGCCATTTATTCAAACTACTCAAATTCACCTTTTGGACAATCGGAATTAAGAAATTCTAAATTACAACCAAATTTAAACGATTCAACTACAAATACACATAATTTTAAtcatattgataataatactcCAAATTCTAACGTTGAAAATAAGGTAGTCTCTTCCAATTATGGTGATAGTGAAAATGACGATGAAGACGAAGATTTTGAAAGTGTAAATCATCTTCCTTACGACAATGGCTctcaatttaataatactatgAGTGATTTATCAATCAATTCtgagaaaaataaacaaagaCAAAAAGAATTCGTTAAACAACAATTACAGAACAAACATAGCAAAGAAGATGAACAACGTAACATATTTGATCCTGATTATTTGGAACAAAaccaattaataaatgaacAAATGAACGGaaatgataattcaaatagtaCTGATACCAATCCACGTAATAAGTTCGGTTTAAagattgatttaaaatcacAATCTAATATCGATTCTGCTGCCAAGCAAAgccaaaataaaaaacctAATCAAATGtattataatgaaaatcCATATTacgatgatgaagatgacgatgacgatgctattaaaaataatgtaaGTCAACCAAATTACATCAGAcatgatgaaattaatcTTCCAAGTAGTGCTGATGATAATTATATGACTCCTCAATCAACGATAGATAATTATCaccaaaattattataacaatagtgatgaagataatgatgattataataattttgctAAATTACCAACCTTACCTCCACTCCTCTATAATTCGAAAAATTCTCAATCAAATTCCAAATCTAGTTCCCCCTTGGATCAAGATACACAGCTTCATAATCCTCCTTCAGAACAACAGAGGGCTTCaccaaatatttatacacGCCAAGGTATGAGACCGAATCCTGCTGCACCTATAGTACCAGCTGTCAAAGGAGATGTATCTGATAATGGAAATGATGAAAACAGTAGCGCAAGTAATTATCAACTCCATCCAAATACATTTTCTGCTTTGGAAGGTACTTCACCTAAAGTTCATCATCCAATGGGAACTACACATGTGGCCCCAAACCAAAATTATGTTCCACAACAACCACAACAACCACAACGTTCCCTAACACCTCAATCACCAATGCAACGTCCTTACCCAATGGGAAATAACGGTGCTAATGGTTCTCCTTCTCAGAGATCTGGCCAGTTTCAAAACACTTCCCcaaatatgaatatgaatatgaataatatgAACAACAATATGCATATGAACAACATGCATATGAACAACATGCACATGAACAACAATATGAACAACAATATGAACATGTACAATAATATGggaaatatgaataataatatgttGATGAATGGCCAACCTCCAATGCGTCCTATGACTAATCAATATCCACCTTCTCCACATAAACAACGTTCAGGATCTCCAATGGGGAGAAAAGGAAAGAAGAATACGTTGCCACCGCCACATCAAATGAAGGGTCAAGCCCCACAAGTACAAAGACAAGGTAGTCCAAATTCTCCATATCAACAAAGACAGGGCCAAGGTCAAGGCCAGGGCTATTTTGGTAATGGACAACCCCAGATGAATAACCAGTATCCAAGCCCTAACCAAATGAGAGTCGTAACTCCTCAAGGTAAGATGCAACCTCAGCAAAGAAATCACTCACCTTTGAATCCACAATTCCCACAACAATCACCAATCAATAATAACCAACCAAGGTTCCCAAATCAAATGCCAATGCAAAATCAAATGCCAATGCAAAATCAAATGCCAATGCAGAATCAAATGCCAATGAATGTACCCAATGGTGGTAGAATGATGCATAACCATAAAAAACCACAGGTAGGTATGCCACACCAATTACAGAATAATAGGCCTTCTCATCATATCAATAATGGACAAAAGTCATACCAGGCATCTGGAGGATTCTCTCAATTCATGCCACCCTCTGCTCAACAGAATACCAATAAAAACCCATACGCTCATTAGAGATACTAATATATTACTGAATTCTTTTCAGTGTTGGACCTTTCTCAATTAGTTTTATCTAATTTGCttatatcatttatttttgcaTCAAGTTTACTTTGCTTTagttttattcaaaataaattacaCTAGACAcataaaatttcatatgGTATTGTATTATACTCAAGACCATCATCGTTTGtactataaatttttttacacAATTAACaatagatttaaatatCCGATTCTTTACTTAAATAAACCAATTACTttataaagataataataataataatcataataacaatattaaactgcattaaaaaatttataaagtAAATTAAGAACAAATGGCAAGATAAGTGATGCAAGTTCGTTTATTAACCTCGTTAATTAGTGATAGCGCCGCTTGCCACCTTTTAAACGAGCGAAAGAATTTCATAACGGATCGtgaatcaaatatattctgAATCTAGAACTTCGCGAGCTACGTAgctttttgaaatatattaagGGCCtgtgaaaataaaaaaaagatttgCTTAAAAAAAGTTCTTTATTAAGTAacagttttttttcttctttttctttcttaaaAGGGGTTCCTACGACAACGATCAATTTACTTGAGAGAATAATATACTCTAATATGATAGGGTTAAGACGATGTTTAATTGGATTAAGACCGACAgccaaaataaaaaggtTTCCCAATATAACATCTCATCTATCTAGGAGTGTTCAATTATCAAGACGTAATATTTCTGCCACTACAAGAAATAATGGATTAAGtttattgaagaataaCAATACAAAAATACATGTTGGTATCCTGCCAATTAGAAGATTTTATTCTAATGCAAATAATAGTGATGCTAATGCAAATTCGAATGATGGTACCAAATCGAATAGTACAAATACCAAAGGTAAAACGCGAgaagatatttataatcTTTTTAAACTAGCAAAACCTGAGAAATGGTATATAATCGCATCGATGGGTTTAATCTTTATCACTAGTGCTGTGAGTATGCTAGTTCCCAGTGTTATtggtaaattattagatatttCTACAGGAATTGAATTTGCATCCAATAAGGATGAGAATGATGAATCATCTAAAGAGGATAAAAATGAGAATGAAAATGAGAAtgaaaacaaacaaacattAATTTATGGATATACACCTTTAGTGTTTTTCAGTGGATTAGGTGTCATCTTTGTTGTTGGTGCCATTGCTAATACCGGTAGAATCATTATCTTAAAATTGACAGGTGAAAGAATTGTAGCTAGGTTACGTACACGTACtatgaagaatattttgaaacaaGATGGTAAATTTCAAGATTCCAATAAAGTCGGGGATTTGATTAGTCGATTATCTAGCGATTCATCAATTGTATCTAATGCAGTGACTAGAAATGTTTCTGATGGTGCCAGAGCAGTGATCCAAGGGTGCGTAGGTGTTGGTATGATGAGTTTTATATCTTTGAAATTAAGTGGTGTCATGCTATTTATGGTTCCACCAATTGGTGTATTAGCCATGATTTATGGTAGAAAGATTCGTAACATCTCCAAGAAGTTACAAGAGAGTGTGGGTAGTCTAACAAAAATCTCTGAAGAACAATTAAATGGGACAAGAACGATTCAAAGTTATGTGggtgaaaaattagaaatccACAAATACGCTAAAGAAGTTCGCAAAGTGTATCATGTTGGATTAAATGAAGCTGTTGCCTCTGGGCTTTTCTTTGGTGTTACAGGGTTAATCGGTAATGGTGCCATGCTATCGTTATTATATGTGGGTTGTAATATGATTTCAAATGGTACATTGAGTATCGGTGGATTAAGTAGTTTCATGATGTATGCTGTGTATACAGGCAGTTCATTATTTGGGCTATCTAGTTTCTATTCAGAAATCATGAAAGGCAGTGGTGCCGCGAGtagaatatttgaaattaataaatacgTTCCAGATATTAATGCCACAAAGGGGATTGATCCAATATCCTTTCAGGATAAACCAATAGAGTTTGAACACATTAAATTTGCATACCCAACCCGTTCTGGCCATATGATTTTCcaagatttaaatatcaAGATCAATCCGGGCGAGCACGTTTGTATAATTGGTCCCTCTGGGTCTGGTAAATCTACTATAAGTAGTTTACTGCTGAGATATTACGATCCCTTAGCCGGGACCATCTCTATCGGGGGgaaagatattaaagaatacAGTTTAAGAAAATACAGGAAACTAATGGGTGTAGTTCATCAAGAACCCGTATTGTTTAACGGTACAATATTAGAGAATATCCTTTACAATGTCCCCGAAGAAATCGCCAACGATAAAGAAAGATTATCAAATGCCATTGAATCATCCAATTGTAACAAGTTCCTAAATACTTTACCCTTGGGATTGGAAACACCCGTAGGTCCAAGAGGTACTCAACTATCTGGTGGCCAAAAGCAACGTGTAGCTTTAGCAAGAGCATTTCTACTAGAACCTACGTTATTAGTTCTAGACGAAGCTACAAGTGCCTTAGATCCACGTAGTGAGTCTATAGTGGCCCAAACCTTGAAACAAAGATGTGCCAAAGGTTTCACTACAATATCGATTGCTCACCGTGTGTCCACTATAAAACATAGTTCCAGAGTAGTGGTATTAGATAAGGTTGGCCATGTGGTAGAGACTGGTCCTTATGAAGAATTGCTCGGTATAAAGGATTCTGCCTTAAACAAATTGTTACTGTCACAAAACGTTGAAGCATAATTGATTGATTGCTTCTCTTTAtcttaaattaaattaaattaatttattttattttattttgtgtCACCGTCTTCTCTTTTACATTGTCGGATCGTActtatttccaaatttagGAATCTCGGAGTTTCATAACTCACACTTGCCAGAAAGAGATAAAATTCATCACGTGCCTTTGTGGAATTGCATCTCCGCACGATTTCCCGAATCTGAATCTTCCCTTTTATGGCGTTTTGCCTAATCAGGCATTTCCCCCacatttctttttcctttctatttccatttttttgaCACACCATTGTGGCTTTTTTCTAGTATGGTAAAAACAGTGGTCATGTGCGTTGGTAAAATAGGCACGGCACATGATCACGTGCATGTGGCGCCACTGTGGCGGCTGTTTGGCCGTGATTACTAAGAGTAAGGGCCCTTAGGAGCATCTGTATATATAACAAGCAATAACATGGGATGAGACTCAAAATACTATTGGTTGATTATATGAGGTATTTATTTGACTTAAAAGATAGACATTTGGATTTTGTGATTATAAAGAAGCTTTCAACTAGCTtgcaattattattgatttgGAAAAGGGATTCAACTCCAAAGATTTAAAgccatttattttttattttttttgtttttgttctATTTcactttatttatttgaactACTGCATTCAtctattgaaataatagtaataaaaaacaaggagcaaaaagtataataatcaaattaaaacaTACTCTTTTGCACAATACGtcataattattaattcatttttttttaataaattttttttttgaaaaagaatgTCTGTATTGAGAGAATTAGATATAGAACAAGTTAAACAAGAAAACCCATTTGCAAAACTTGTAAACAACCAAACTATTGTAGAAGTttctgaattaaaattagaatctGGCATTACAATTCATAATTTCCCTATAGCTTATAAGACATGGGGGAAATTAAATTCTACGAAGGATAATGTATTAATAGTCTGTCATGCCTTGACTGGTTCTGCAGATGTAGCCGATTGGTGGGGGCCTCTATTGGGTTCAAATTTAGCCTTTGATCCATCTAGGTTTTTTGTCATTTGTTTGAATTCAATGGGATCTCCATATGGTTCATTTTCTCCATTAACAATAAATGCTCAAACTGGGTTACCTTGGGGTCCAGAATTCCCATTATGTACTGTCAGAGATGATACTAGAGCCCATAGAATTGTTTTGGATTATTTGGGTGTGACTTCTGTTGCCGCAGTTATAGGTGGTTCTATGGGTGGTATGCTTGCTTTAGAATGGGCAACCACTTTTGGCAAAGATTATATCCATAATTTAGTAGCTTTGGCTACTTCTGCAAGACATTCAGCTTGGTGTATTTCATGGTCTGAAGCTCAAAGACAATCAATTTATTCAGATCCTAAATATTGTGATGGTTATTACGAATTAGATGATCCACCTGTAGCTGGTCTTTCTGCTGCAAGAATGGCTGCTCTACTAACTTATCGTAGTAGAAAtagttttgaaaaaaagttttcaaGAAATACTCCATCATTAGctcaaagaaaaaagtcAGGTGCATctataaatttaacaaaCCAATCACGCCAAGATTCTATCAGAACTTCGTTAACTGAAGTagatatcaatattaaatctttaaagatCCATAATGATGGGATAGCTCATCCTCATTCTCCACCTAacaattcattttcaagaaataattctacATCTTCCTCTTcagattctttaaaatctGTATCTTCTCATACTTCAATCACTTCAGCTACTGCCACAATAAATGAGTCCAAAGATGTAAGATTCCCAAAGACTTATTTCTCAGCTCAAAGTTATTTACGTTATCAAGGTGgcaaattcattaatagaTTTGATGCTAATTGTTATATTGCCATTACAAGAAAACTAGATACCCATGATTTATCAAGAGATAGATTTActtattctttaaatagtGATAGTGAAAGTGAAAGCGAACAAGATGATGAGAATATCGTTAAAGTTTTACAATCAATCGAACAGCCTTCATTAATCATCGGTATTAGTTCAGATGGACTTTTCACTTATTCAGAACAGGAATTCTTAGCTCAACATATTCCAAACGCTAAATTGAATGAAATTGTTTCTCCAGAAGGCCATGATGCTTTCCTGTTAGAATTTAAGTTGATTAATGGGTTAATTGTTGATTTCTTACATGAGAATGCAAAGGAGAtaacaaattcaaaaccTATTCAATGGAATGGTGAAACTGGTAACGATGAAAATCAAACAAGTGTCTTTGGTGAGGCTGAAGAAGTTACTAATTGGTAACTTTTAGGACACCTTGCATACATATTCATTCGTTTAGAATACgaattttgtaaaattaatCTACATTTCATTTTAGGACtattctttcaaatttgtTCACAAAAAAAACTCAACCCAGACTTTTCAAATtactaaataaataattaatctaacattctatattttttacatACACATATTTAACTTGCATACGTCTCTATATTAACGTTTAACTCTACGGATATTATTCGATAACTaccaatttaaatttatatatttatatatttatatactataattttataaacaAAAGATCGCCAATGGAAAGTCATAGAATTGTCCATGGTTCTTCAACACGAATATCAGGCACAACAGTTGTAATTGCATTAGTAACTGCAGTAATTGTTTGTTTTATCTCATTACCATTACTTTTCCTCTTTTTAGAAAAGATCAAACTTCTTGCATATTCTAACTCTCCATAAATGCAATTAATCGCTGTGGTGACGCCATCTTCTTTAGATATTTGACTCTGAATCAATTGAGCCTTAGCTTTCATTCGTTTATTAGTAGTTACTGTGATCAAAGCTTTCGATAGAGATTtactatttaatttttttaacgATAACCCAACACCTATCTCTTCCACTCTCATTGcgtaaaaatattgatcaCCAAAAAATggtttaataattgttgGTAAACCTGCTCTTAGAGTTGCACCTGTGGTACCAGAACCACCATGATGAACTGCTGCATCTACTTGTGGGAATAACCAATCATGTGGAACTGACCCAGCATTGTAAATGCTGTTGGGTAATTCAACATCCATAGTAGTGGCAGATTTATCACCTAATCTATCAGACCAtcctttatttaaaatacaaaatacaTCAGCTTCTTTGACAGCTTCAACGATGGCTCTTGTCATCTCAGTGGCATTATCTACAACAATGGACCCAAAGCCAATATATACTAATTTCTTATGTCTCATTCTTGCtaatctaataaattctaCCAGGGGCTTTGGCGGTTCATATTCATTCTTTTCATCTAAAAACCAATAACCTGTAACTTTGGTCCATTCGCTGAAATCAATGGCAGGTGGGAAAATAGTGGGTGAAacattatataaaaatggaACTCTATTTTGTTGCATTAAGGTTAAATTagttttttctaatttcaatttttctacTCTCCATTTATTAATCTGTCCACTAATACCtttccaaaaaatattttcaaatagaaCGTGAgtgaaataattataattaccACCTCTCTTTTGATCTGGAACAATAAAAGCATGTGGATAAGCTCTTGTTCTTGTCCATGGCATTGTAAATGCTCTATAATATGGAATTTGCATAGCTTCTGCGATATGAATACCTGCCATTGCAGATGGTGACTCAATTAgaatatctaaattatttctcTTGCAGGCTTCCCAAGATGTATCCAATAGCTCTGTAATCCAACCACGGAATTTTGAAGAGGCTTCCCGTAACATGCCAATATTAATGGATTCATGTTCAACCATCAATGCCATTAATTCTGCAGGATTTCCTgcaatttcttcaaatccAATACTATGGCTTGTaa
This genomic stretch from Henningerozyma blattae CBS 6284 chromosome 1, complete genome harbors:
- the MDL1 gene encoding ATP-binding cassette permease MDL1 (similar to Saccharomyces cerevisiae MDL1 (YLR188W); ancestral locus Anc_1.67): MIGLRRCLIGLRPTAKIKRFPNITSHLSRSVQLSRRNISATTRNNGLSLLKNNNTKIHVGILPIRRFYSNANNSDANANSNDGTKSNSTNTKGKTREDIYNLFKLAKPEKWYIIASMGLIFITSAVSMLVPSVIGKLLDISTGIEFASNKDENDESSKEDKNENENENENKQTLIYGYTPLVFFSGLGVIFVVGAIANTGRIIILKLTGERIVARLRTRTMKNILKQDGKFQDSNKVGDLISRLSSDSSIVSNAVTRNVSDGARAVIQGCVGVGMMSFISLKLSGVMLFMVPPIGVLAMIYGRKIRNISKKLQESVGSLTKISEEQLNGTRTIQSYVGEKLEIHKYAKEVRKVYHVGLNEAVASGLFFGVTGLIGNGAMLSLLYVGCNMISNGTLSIGGLSSFMMYAVYTGSSLFGLSSFYSEIMKGSGAASRIFEINKYVPDINATKGIDPISFQDKPIEFEHIKFAYPTRSGHMIFQDLNIKINPGEHVCIIGPSGSGKSTISSLLLRYYDPLAGTISIGGKDIKEYSLRKYRKLMGVVHQEPVLFNGTILENILYNVPEEIANDKERLSNAIESSNCNKFLNTLPLGLETPVGPRGTQLSGGQKQRVALARAFLLEPTLLVLDEATSALDPRSESIVAQTLKQRCAKGFTTISIAHRVSTIKHSSRVVVLDKVGHVVETGPYEELLGIKDSALNKLLLSQNVEA
- the MET2 gene encoding homoserine O-acetyltransferase (similar to Saccharomyces cerevisiae MET2 (YNL277W); ancestral locus Anc_1.68), producing the protein MSVLRELDIEQVKQENPFAKLVNNQTIVEVSELKLESGITIHNFPIAYKTWGKLNSTKDNVLIVCHALTGSADVADWWGPLLGSNLAFDPSRFFVICLNSMGSPYGSFSPLTINAQTGLPWGPEFPLCTVRDDTRAHRIVLDYLGVTSVAAVIGGSMGGMLALEWATTFGKDYIHNLVALATSARHSAWCISWSEAQRQSIYSDPKYCDGYYELDDPPVAGLSAARMAALLTYRSRNSFEKKFSRNTPSLAQRKKSGASINLTNQSRQDSIRTSLTEVDINIKSLKIHNDGIAHPHSPPNNSFSRNNSTSSSSDSLKSVSSHTSITSATATINESKDVRFPKTYFSAQSYLRYQGGKFINRFDANCYIAITRKLDTHDLSRDRFTYSLNSDSESESEQDDENIVKVLQSIEQPSLIIGISSDGLFTYSEQEFLAQHIPNAKLNEIVSPEGHDAFLLEFKLINGLIVDFLHENAKEITNSKPIQWNGETGNDENQTSVFGEAEEVTNW